A single window of Syntrophotalea acetylenica DNA harbors:
- a CDS encoding ribonuclease J, which produces MTDMPNTGWGEIPADAVRILPLGGLGEIGLNMMAVEYLGELLLIDCGLMFPEPYMPGIDLVIPDVSCLEGQTGRIRGLILTHGHEDHIGAVPFLLAKLGFPTVYGSPLTLGLLRHRLEEHELLGQASLVEVQPRQALDLGVFHVEVFRVAHSIVDGLGVAIRTAMGWIVHTGDFKLDQTPVDDQPTDLVRLAAYGEQGVLLLMSDSTNVEKKGFTLSEREVAAAFAEIVPRAKGMVAVATFSSNIHRIQQVVQEAVRCGRKVAIAGRSMVANTRIARELGYLDIPDDVLIELRQARDLPRHRLLLLTTGSQGEAQSTLVRMAMEEFRALPLEPGDTVILSSKFIPGNEKAINRLINHLYRRGAEVFYETTSEVHVSGHASQEELKIVLSLVCPQNFVPVHGEYRHLVRHAELARGMGVPAERVTVLENGCPLVVSAAGLSREPRLETGRVLVDGRGVGDVGLMELRDRRHIANHGLVVVLLAVSPVDGRILYGPELLSRGFVAEEETDILDLARRQVCDMLAGMAPETATEQETLEVEVRKCLRRFFNRTVERRPLILPIILEQ; this is translated from the coding sequence ATGACCGACATGCCGAACACGGGCTGGGGCGAAATCCCGGCGGACGCCGTGCGGATTCTGCCTCTGGGCGGGCTGGGGGAGATCGGCCTGAACATGATGGCGGTGGAGTACCTCGGGGAGCTGCTGCTGATCGACTGCGGACTCATGTTTCCGGAACCGTATATGCCTGGCATCGATCTGGTGATTCCGGATGTTTCCTGTCTGGAAGGTCAGACCGGCCGCATTCGCGGCCTGATCCTCACCCATGGACACGAGGATCATATCGGCGCCGTGCCGTTTCTGCTGGCAAAGCTCGGGTTTCCGACGGTTTACGGATCTCCGCTGACCCTTGGTCTGCTGCGTCACCGGCTTGAAGAGCACGAGCTTCTCGGCCAGGCTTCTCTGGTGGAAGTGCAACCCCGCCAGGCCCTGGATCTCGGTGTCTTTCATGTCGAAGTGTTTCGCGTCGCCCACTCCATTGTCGATGGACTCGGAGTGGCGATCCGCACCGCCATGGGATGGATTGTCCACACCGGCGATTTCAAACTGGACCAGACGCCGGTTGATGACCAGCCGACGGACCTGGTGCGGCTGGCAGCTTATGGGGAGCAGGGCGTTCTGCTGCTGATGTCCGACTCCACCAATGTGGAGAAAAAGGGGTTTACCCTTTCCGAGCGGGAAGTCGCGGCAGCCTTCGCCGAGATCGTGCCCCGCGCCAAGGGAATGGTGGCGGTTGCGACTTTTTCATCGAATATCCACCGCATTCAGCAGGTCGTGCAGGAGGCTGTGCGCTGCGGGCGCAAGGTGGCGATTGCGGGGCGCAGCATGGTAGCCAACACCCGCATTGCCCGGGAGCTGGGATATCTTGACATCCCCGATGATGTGCTGATCGAGCTGCGCCAGGCGCGGGATCTGCCGCGACATCGGCTGCTGCTGCTCACCACTGGCAGTCAGGGGGAGGCGCAGAGCACCCTGGTGCGGATGGCCATGGAGGAATTCAGGGCGTTGCCGCTGGAACCGGGCGATACCGTGATCCTCTCCTCCAAATTCATTCCCGGCAACGAAAAGGCCATCAATCGCCTGATCAATCATCTGTACCGGCGCGGCGCAGAGGTTTTTTACGAAACCACCAGCGAGGTTCATGTATCGGGCCATGCCAGCCAGGAAGAGCTCAAGATTGTGCTGTCGCTGGTGTGCCCCCAAAACTTCGTGCCGGTGCATGGCGAATACCGGCATCTGGTCCGGCACGCTGAACTGGCACGCGGCATGGGGGTGCCCGCGGAGCGGGTGACGGTGCTGGAAAACGGCTGCCCGCTGGTGGTTTCCGCCGCCGGTCTTTCGCGGGAGCCTCGCCTTGAGACCGGCCGGGTACTGGTCGATGGCCGCGGCGTCGGCGATGTCGGCCTCATGGAGCTGCGGGACCGGCGCCACATTGCCAACCACGGTCTGGTGGTGGTGCTGCTCGCCGTCAGCCCCGTGGACGGCCGCATACTTTACGGTCCCGAGCTTTTGTCCCGCGGGTTTGTTGCCGAGGAGGAAACGGATATTCTCGATCTGGCCCGTCGGCAGGTTTGTGACATGCTTGCCGGCATGGCGCCGGAAACGGCGACCGAGCAGGAGACCCTGGAGGTGGAAGTGCGCAAATGTCTGCGGCGCTTTTTCAACCGTACGGTCGAGCGGCGACCTCTGATTCTGCCGATTATTCTTGAACAATAG
- a CDS encoding lysophospholipid acyltransferase family protein: MPNHQSNFDILALFAGLPGQFRWLAKEELFHIPLFGLTMRRAGYIAVDRSNRKKSVESMRRAIERIAQGTSVVVFPEGTRSPDGHLKDFKAGSFTLAIQAQVPVVPIAITGTRDVMPKHSCWIRGGKVTVTILPAVATAGRAVQERNELMQQVREPIAALVEKALRS, from the coding sequence ATGCCCAATCACCAGAGCAATTTCGATATTCTGGCGCTGTTTGCCGGGCTGCCCGGCCAATTTCGCTGGCTGGCCAAGGAAGAGCTGTTCCATATCCCCCTGTTCGGCCTGACCATGCGCCGCGCCGGTTATATTGCCGTGGATCGTTCCAACCGCAAGAAGAGTGTGGAAAGCATGCGCCGCGCCATCGAGCGCATTGCGCAGGGTACTTCGGTCGTGGTCTTTCCTGAAGGGACGCGCTCGCCGGATGGTCATCTCAAGGATTTCAAGGCCGGCAGCTTTACCCTGGCGATTCAGGCGCAGGTGCCGGTGGTACCCATCGCCATTACCGGCACGCGGGACGTCATGCCGAAGCACAGCTGTTGGATTCGGGGCGGCAAGGTGACGGTGACGATTCTGCCCGCCGTGGCGACTGCCGGCCGGGCGGTGCAGGAGCGCAATGAACTGATGCAGCAGGTGCGGGAGCCCATCGCGGCGCTGGTCGAAAAGGCCTTGCGGTCATGA